A portion of the Halogeometricum sp. S1BR25-6 genome contains these proteins:
- a CDS encoding GNAT family N-acetyltransferase, with protein MTDRNADGDADSDADANATADDEVRTGVSVVRTDEEREDAFAVRFDVFVDEQGVDEELEWDEHDEPDAEATHLVAYDDGVVVGAARVRPYDEETAKIERVVVAEDRRGEGWGERVMNAAEDEAYAAGFSRVKLHAQVRVREFYGSLGYRAVGEEFEDAGIPHVEMQKSLD; from the coding sequence ATGACCGACCGGAACGCAGACGGCGACGCGGATTCGGACGCGGATGCGAACGCGACGGCGGACGACGAGGTGCGCACGGGCGTGTCCGTCGTCCGGACCGACGAGGAACGCGAAGACGCCTTCGCCGTCCGCTTCGACGTGTTCGTGGACGAACAGGGCGTCGACGAGGAGTTGGAGTGGGACGAACACGACGAACCCGACGCCGAGGCGACGCACCTCGTCGCCTACGACGACGGCGTCGTCGTCGGCGCGGCGCGGGTCCGCCCGTACGACGAGGAGACGGCGAAGATCGAACGCGTCGTCGTCGCCGAGGACCGACGCGGCGAAGGGTGGGGCGAACGCGTGATGAACGCCGCCGAGGACGAGGCGTACGCGGCCGGGTTCTCCCGCGTGAAACTCCACGCGCAGGTCCGCGTCCGGGAGTTCTACGGGTCGCTCGGCTACCGCGCCGTCGGCGAGGAGTTCGAGGACGCCGGAATCCCGCACGTCGAGATGCAGAAGTCTCTCGACTAA
- a CDS encoding methyl-accepting chemotaxis protein, with product MLEILSAGVAAAMRPAGGGEGALERVTGVGQVLDALPMPAFVLDTDHTVVGWSDGMETLLGIAPEDALGSDSRETIVVGDDEDSLSFADKVLLAPRNAAEEYGVNRLDSPYTSYHVYERESRLRTAAGSDVDIRFQVMPLFDGGPDGELLGVLEVIQDRTEELRRREALQSLVTEVTATLRNAATGALDARVEYEGDADLLEDGLLDIVGEVNRTLERFESLVANVEGHAADVSGAATTANDAAHHIDSRVTEQRLALETARDDLAAFSATMEEVAASSTEVEAGADRARVNVDSSLDSTAETRSVTDEVTARSDELLETVHALEADMTEISEVVSLISEIAERTNILALNANIEAARAGEAGSGFAVVAGEVKSLANETQTHTEQVTERIERVQSRANETARLVETTHEDVGRADAAIDDTVASLREAADAMDEAVEGVSELSTASDDQAESVESVVVTVEDVSDDAAEIEEAISDIVAVMESQHESADRLDAMLAELTR from the coding sequence ATGTTAGAGATACTGTCCGCGGGAGTTGCGGCTGCGATGCGTCCGGCGGGCGGCGGCGAGGGCGCGCTGGAACGGGTTACCGGCGTAGGGCAAGTGCTCGACGCGCTCCCGATGCCGGCGTTCGTCCTCGACACCGACCACACGGTCGTCGGATGGAGCGACGGGATGGAGACGCTTCTCGGAATCGCTCCCGAGGACGCGCTCGGGTCCGACAGCCGGGAGACCATCGTCGTCGGCGACGACGAGGATTCCCTCTCGTTCGCCGACAAGGTGCTTCTCGCCCCGCGCAACGCCGCGGAGGAGTACGGTGTGAACCGGCTCGACAGCCCGTACACGAGCTACCACGTCTACGAGCGCGAGAGCCGCCTGCGCACGGCGGCCGGAAGCGACGTCGACATCCGGTTCCAGGTGATGCCGCTGTTCGACGGCGGCCCCGACGGCGAACTGCTGGGCGTCCTCGAAGTCATCCAAGACCGGACCGAAGAACTCCGGCGGCGCGAGGCGCTGCAATCGCTCGTGACGGAGGTGACGGCGACACTTCGGAACGCTGCAACCGGGGCGCTCGACGCTCGCGTGGAGTACGAGGGCGACGCGGACCTCCTCGAAGACGGGCTGCTCGATATCGTCGGCGAGGTGAACCGGACGCTGGAGCGCTTCGAGTCGCTGGTCGCGAACGTCGAGGGGCACGCCGCGGATGTGAGCGGCGCGGCGACGACGGCGAACGACGCCGCGCACCACATCGACAGCCGCGTGACCGAACAGCGACTCGCGCTGGAGACGGCTCGGGACGACCTGGCGGCGTTCAGCGCCACGATGGAGGAGGTGGCGGCGAGTTCGACCGAAGTCGAGGCGGGGGCCGACCGGGCGCGCGTCAACGTCGACTCCTCGCTCGATTCGACCGCCGAGACACGGTCTGTCACGGACGAGGTCACAGCGCGCAGCGACGAACTCTTGGAGACGGTTCACGCCCTCGAAGCCGACATGACGGAGATAAGTGAGGTGGTCTCTCTCATCTCCGAGATAGCCGAGCGGACGAACATCCTCGCGCTGAACGCGAACATCGAGGCGGCCCGCGCCGGCGAGGCGGGGTCCGGGTTCGCCGTCGTCGCCGGGGAGGTCAAATCGCTCGCCAACGAGACGCAGACGCACACCGAACAGGTCACAGAGCGCATCGAACGCGTGCAGTCGCGCGCGAACGAGACGGCGCGGTTGGTCGAGACGACCCACGAAGACGTCGGGCGCGCCGACGCGGCCATCGACGACACCGTCGCGTCGCTCCGCGAAGCGGCCGACGCGATGGACGAGGCGGTCGAAGGCGTGAGCGAACTCTCGACGGCGAGCGACGACCAGGCCGAATCGGTCGAGAGCGTCGTCGTCACGGTCGAAGACGTCAGCGACGACGCCGCGGAGATAGAGGAGGCCATCAGCGACATCGTCGCCGTCATGGAGTCCCAACACGAGTCCGCGGACCGACTGGACGCCATGCTCGCGGAACTGACGCGGTAA
- a CDS encoding PAS domain S-box protein has translation MNAPSAASGAEVPIRVLHVDDEPDFAGLTAAFLERESEGTTVETATTAAEGLRLLAEERFDCVVSDYNLAETDGLAFFESVRDAGVDVPFILFTGRGSEEIASEAISTGVSDYLQKETGTGQYAVLANRIRNAVDQHRSRTALETSQKRLALFVEQSPLGVLEYDENFRIVAINGAAAEILGYTEDELRGHTWEKIVADASYESVDAVTSALMKSEGGYYSVDENVRKNGERIVCEWHNRVVTDEHGEMVAVFSQFRDISERHRREERLRRTTARLEALFENSPDMINIHDQEGVITEANPELCAKTGYDADELVGTSVWDLDDDIHPDEAQALWANMTAGDRSKLEGSYRRRDGSSFPVEVHIRRLALNGEDRFLVISRDISERVERERRLEETTNRYRTLVENVPDGGVFLFDKDLRYTLVGGEELRSIGVSADDFLGKGPHDLFPAALADELEHYYQEALAGNDHTFEQRLDGEEYRIRTLPIRGDDGVDAGMAMSQNVTEQRQQERKLRQQKESLAEFASVVSHDLRNPLNVAEGHLELIDTDDADSLDAVRRAHRRMRTLIEDVLTLAREGAAVESLDDVELAAAVEASWLNVETGEASLAVDTDRAIRADESRLRQLFENLFRNAVEHGARQASGRSAPGDSVEHSSTSSRATPDDAVEHSSTGDSTASDEAVTVTVGALPDGFFVADDGPGIPAESRESVFEAGYSTSRDGTGFGLRIVEQIAEAHGWSVALTESETGGARFEFSGVAPAAE, from the coding sequence ATGAACGCACCGTCGGCCGCGTCCGGGGCCGAGGTGCCGATTCGCGTCCTCCACGTCGACGACGAACCCGACTTCGCCGGACTGACCGCCGCGTTCCTCGAACGCGAGTCCGAGGGGACGACCGTCGAGACGGCGACGACCGCCGCCGAGGGACTACGACTGCTCGCCGAGGAGCGCTTCGACTGCGTCGTCTCCGACTACAACTTGGCAGAGACCGACGGCTTGGCGTTCTTCGAGTCGGTGCGCGACGCGGGCGTCGACGTTCCCTTCATCCTGTTCACGGGTCGCGGGAGTGAGGAAATCGCCAGCGAGGCGATTTCGACCGGCGTCTCGGACTACCTCCAGAAGGAGACCGGAACCGGACAGTACGCCGTGCTGGCCAACCGGATTCGGAACGCCGTCGACCAGCACCGCTCGCGAACCGCGCTGGAGACCAGTCAGAAGCGACTGGCCCTCTTCGTCGAGCAGTCCCCGCTCGGCGTGTTGGAGTACGACGAGAACTTCCGAATCGTCGCCATCAACGGGGCCGCCGCGGAGATACTCGGCTACACCGAGGACGAACTGCGCGGGCACACCTGGGAGAAAATCGTCGCGGACGCCAGCTACGAGAGCGTCGACGCGGTCACGTCCGCGCTGATGAAGTCCGAAGGCGGCTACTACAGCGTCGACGAGAACGTGCGCAAGAACGGCGAACGCATCGTCTGCGAGTGGCACAACCGCGTCGTCACCGACGAGCACGGCGAAATGGTCGCCGTCTTCTCGCAGTTCCGGGACATCTCCGAGCGACATCGGCGCGAAGAGCGCCTCCGGCGCACCACGGCCAGACTCGAAGCGCTGTTCGAGAACTCGCCGGACATGATAAACATCCACGACCAGGAGGGAGTGATCACCGAGGCGAACCCCGAACTGTGCGCGAAAACCGGCTACGACGCGGACGAACTCGTCGGCACGAGCGTCTGGGACCTCGACGACGACATCCACCCGGACGAGGCGCAGGCGCTCTGGGCGAACATGACGGCGGGCGACCGGTCTAAACTGGAGGGGTCGTACCGCCGTCGGGACGGGTCGTCGTTCCCCGTCGAGGTGCACATCAGGCGCCTCGCGCTGAACGGCGAGGACCGCTTTCTCGTCATCAGCCGCGATATCTCCGAGCGAGTCGAGCGCGAGCGCCGTCTCGAGGAGACGACGAACCGCTATCGGACCTTAGTCGAGAACGTCCCCGACGGCGGCGTCTTCCTGTTCGACAAGGACCTGCGATACACGCTGGTCGGCGGGGAGGAACTGCGCAGCATCGGAGTGTCGGCCGACGACTTCCTCGGTAAGGGGCCGCACGACCTGTTTCCGGCGGCCCTCGCGGACGAACTGGAACACTACTACCAGGAAGCGCTCGCGGGGAACGACCACACCTTCGAGCAGCGGCTCGACGGGGAGGAGTACCGGATACGGACGCTCCCGATACGTGGCGACGACGGCGTCGACGCGGGCATGGCGATGTCGCAGAACGTCACCGAGCAGCGACAGCAGGAACGGAAGCTCAGACAACAGAAAGAGAGCTTAGCGGAGTTCGCGAGCGTCGTCTCCCACGACCTCAGGAACCCGCTGAACGTCGCCGAGGGCCACCTCGAACTGATTGACACGGACGACGCCGACAGCCTCGACGCGGTGCGGCGCGCGCACCGGCGGATGCGGACGCTCATCGAGGACGTGCTGACGCTCGCGCGGGAGGGAGCGGCCGTCGAGAGCCTCGACGACGTCGAACTCGCCGCGGCCGTCGAGGCGAGTTGGCTGAACGTCGAGACGGGCGAGGCGTCGCTCGCCGTCGACACCGACCGCGCGATTCGGGCCGACGAGAGCCGGCTTCGACAGCTATTCGAGAACCTGTTTCGGAACGCTGTCGAGCACGGCGCTCGACAGGCCTCCGGTCGCTCCGCTCCCGGAGACAGCGTGGAACACAGTTCCACGAGCAGTCGGGCGACGCCCGACGACGCTGTCGAGCATAGCTCTACGGGCGATTCGACGGCGTCGGATGAGGCCGTGACGGTCACGGTCGGCGCGCTTCCGGACGGGTTCTTCGTCGCCGACGACGGCCCCGGAATCCCCGCGGAGTCGCGCGAGTCGGTGTTCGAGGCCGGGTACTCGACGTCGCGGGACGGCACGGGGTTTGGGCTCCGCATCGTCGAGCAGATAGCCGAGGCGCACGGCTGGTCGGTGGCGCTGACCGAAAGCGAGACCGGCGGCGCGCGCTTCGAGTTCTCCGGCGTCGCCCCCGCGGCCGAGTAG
- a CDS encoding DUF4013 domain-containing protein: MISESLNYLRNDEEGWVRTVLIGGVLSLLGVLVVPTILVAGYLVRVVRATMHGDERPPAFDEWGDMAVDGLKATVIAFAYALVPMIVAGVLVAGSLFTLFLGQGSNGASILGGLGFLVGLLASLVLGLLAAYVIPAAVANFVETDRMGKAFSVSDLRPVLTSGKYFTAWISGFAVIVVAGIVGGVLNAIPVLGLIASGFLGFYAAVAAYYMIGHAWGDLRNIEIREMGEQPDEQAVI; the protein is encoded by the coding sequence ATGATTAGCGAATCACTCAACTACTTACGAAACGACGAGGAGGGCTGGGTTCGGACCGTCCTCATCGGCGGCGTCCTGAGCCTGCTCGGCGTCCTCGTCGTCCCCACGATTCTGGTCGCCGGCTACCTCGTCCGCGTCGTCCGCGCGACGATGCACGGCGACGAGCGACCCCCGGCGTTCGACGAGTGGGGTGACATGGCCGTCGACGGTCTGAAGGCCACGGTCATCGCCTTCGCGTACGCCCTCGTGCCCATGATCGTCGCCGGCGTCCTCGTCGCCGGGAGCCTCTTCACCCTCTTCTTGGGACAGGGCTCCAACGGCGCGAGCATCCTCGGTGGCCTCGGCTTCCTCGTCGGACTGCTGGCCTCGTTGGTGCTCGGTCTCCTCGCCGCGTACGTCATCCCCGCGGCGGTGGCGAACTTCGTCGAGACCGACCGGATGGGCAAGGCGTTCTCCGTGAGCGACCTGCGCCCCGTGCTCACCTCGGGTAAGTACTTCACGGCGTGGATCAGCGGCTTCGCCGTCATCGTCGTCGCCGGTATCGTGGGTGGCGTGCTGAACGCCATCCCCGTCCTCGGACTGATCGCCAGCGGGTTCCTCGGCTTCTACGCCGCGGTCGCCGCCTACTACATGATCGGTCA
- the rqcH gene encoding ribosome rescue protein RqcH, producing MDPKRELTSVDLSALVTELNRYEGAKVDKAYLYGDDLLRLRMRDFDRGRVELILEVGDVKRAHAAKPEHVPDAPGRPPNFAMMLRNRLSGADFAGVEQYEFDRILTFSFERDDEDTDIVVELFGEGNIAVLDETGEVVRSLETVRLKSRTVAPGAQYEFPASRLHPFTVSYEGFKRRMEDSDTDVVRTLATQVNLGGLYAEEFCTRAGVEKTMDIEEAGGEEFRAVYDAIQSFRDRLKSGDFDPRVYEEDDAVVDATPFPLEEHEAEGLNSESHDTFNDALDAYFFRLDRSAEDDPEEEPGSNRPDFEEEIEKKKRIIQQQEGAIEGFEEQAEEERERAELLYAHYDLVDEVLTTVRDARKEDVPWDDIRETLEDGAERGIPAAEAVVDVDGAEGTVTVELDGTRVEVVVDTGVEKNADRLYTEAKRVEGKKEGALAAIEDTREELAEAKRRRDEWEADDEDDDEEEEPEDIDWLSRSSIPLRTEEHWFERFRWFHTSDGYLVIGGRNADQNEEIVKKYLNKHDLFFHTQAHGGPVTVVKATGPSEPSEAVEFPESTKREAAQFAVSYASVWKDGRHAGEAYMVTPDQVSKTPESGEYLEKGSFVVRGDRTYFRDVEAKVTVGVQCEGETRVLGGPPSAVEDRLEASVTLQPGRYAQNDAAKMVYRRFKEMFADQSFLRKVASPDKIQEFLPPGGSEIL from the coding sequence ATGGACCCGAAGCGGGAGTTGACGAGCGTGGACCTCAGCGCTCTCGTCACCGAACTGAACCGGTACGAGGGGGCGAAGGTCGACAAGGCCTATCTCTACGGCGACGACCTGCTTCGCCTGCGGATGCGCGATTTCGACCGCGGCCGCGTCGAACTCATCCTCGAAGTCGGCGACGTCAAGCGGGCGCACGCCGCCAAACCCGAGCACGTGCCCGACGCGCCCGGGCGGCCGCCGAACTTCGCGATGATGCTCCGCAACCGCCTCAGCGGCGCGGACTTCGCGGGCGTCGAGCAGTACGAGTTCGACCGCATCCTCACGTTCTCGTTCGAACGCGACGACGAGGACACCGACATCGTGGTCGAACTGTTCGGAGAGGGCAACATCGCCGTCCTCGACGAGACGGGCGAAGTCGTCCGCAGTCTGGAGACCGTCCGGCTGAAGTCCCGGACCGTCGCCCCCGGCGCGCAGTACGAGTTCCCCGCCTCGCGCCTGCACCCCTTCACCGTGAGTTACGAGGGGTTCAAGCGCCGGATGGAGGACTCCGACACCGACGTGGTGCGGACGCTGGCGACGCAGGTGAACCTCGGCGGCCTGTACGCCGAGGAGTTCTGCACCCGCGCGGGCGTCGAGAAGACGATGGACATCGAGGAGGCCGGCGGCGAGGAGTTCCGCGCCGTCTACGACGCCATCCAGTCGTTCCGCGACCGCCTGAAGTCCGGCGACTTCGACCCGCGCGTCTACGAGGAGGACGACGCCGTCGTCGACGCGACGCCGTTCCCCCTCGAAGAACACGAGGCGGAGGGGCTGAACAGCGAGTCCCACGACACGTTCAACGACGCGTTGGACGCGTACTTCTTCCGTCTCGACCGCTCCGCGGAGGACGACCCCGAGGAGGAACCGGGGTCGAATCGCCCGGACTTCGAAGAGGAGATAGAGAAGAAAAAACGCATCATCCAACAACAGGAGGGCGCCATCGAGGGCTTCGAGGAGCAGGCCGAAGAGGAACGCGAACGCGCCGAACTGCTGTACGCCCACTACGACCTGGTGGACGAGGTGCTCACGACGGTCCGGGACGCCCGCAAGGAGGACGTCCCGTGGGACGACATCCGGGAGACGCTCGAAGACGGCGCCGAACGGGGCATCCCGGCGGCCGAAGCCGTCGTCGACGTCGACGGAGCGGAGGGCACTGTCACCGTCGAACTCGACGGCACGCGCGTCGAAGTCGTCGTCGACACGGGCGTCGAGAAGAACGCCGACCGACTGTATACGGAGGCAAAGCGCGTCGAAGGGAAGAAGGAGGGCGCCCTCGCCGCCATCGAGGACACCCGCGAGGAACTGGCGGAGGCCAAGCGCCGCCGCGACGAGTGGGAGGCCGACGACGAGGACGACGACGAAGAGGAGGAACCCGAGGACATCGACTGGTTGTCCCGTTCGTCCATCCCCTTGCGTACCGAAGAGCACTGGTTCGAGCGGTTCCGCTGGTTCCACACCTCCGACGGCTACCTCGTCATCGGCGGGCGAAACGCCGACCAGAACGAGGAGATAGTGAAGAAGTATCTGAACAAACACGACCTGTTCTTCCACACGCAGGCGCACGGCGGCCCCGTTACCGTCGTGAAGGCGACGGGTCCCTCCGAACCCTCCGAGGCGGTGGAGTTCCCCGAGTCGACGAAGCGCGAGGCGGCGCAGTTCGCCGTCTCCTACGCCTCCGTCTGGAAGGACGGGCGGCACGCCGGCGAGGCGTACATGGTGACGCCCGACCAGGTGTCGAAGACGCCCGAGTCCGGCGAGTACTTGGAGAAAGGTTCGTTCGTGGTCCGCGGCGACCGGACGTACTTCCGAGACGTGGAGGCGAAAGTGACCGTCGGCGTGCAGTGCGAAGGGGAGACGCGCGTCCTCGGCGGACCGCCGTCGGCCGTCGAGGACCGCTTAGAGGCGAGCGTAACCCTCCAACCCGGTCGCTACGCGCAGAACGACGCGGCGAAGATGGTGTACCGCCGCTTCAAAGAGATGTTCGCCGACCAGTCGTTCCTCCGCAAGGTGGCGAGTCCGGACAAAATCCAGGAGTTCCTACCGCCGGGCGGCAGCGAGATACTATAG